The following is a genomic window from Bosea sp. RAC05.
GGTCACGGCGTGCATCGCGCCGTCCTCGCCATGCTTGGCCACCGCCATGCGCTGGTCGCCGTCATAGGCCTCCTCGCGGGCGAGATAGGTCGAGATCCGGCCCTGCCGCACGCGCGGCACGCCGGCCACGAGCGCCCAGTAAACCTTGCGGGCCGAGCGCGAGCGAAAGGTCTTGGCCAGCGTCGCAGCCGCGAAGCGCGACTTGGCGATGACGAGGCAGCCGGCCGTGTCCTTGTCGAGCCGGTGGACCAGGCGCGGCTTCTGCCCGCTTTTGTCCGTCAGCACGTCGAGCATCTGGTCGACATGGCGTGTCGTGCCCGAGCCGCCCTGGACGGCCAGACCCGCCGGCTTGTTGAGGACCATGACGTCCTCGTCCTCGTAGAGCGTGATCGAGCGCAGGAACTCCAGCGTGTCGCCATCGGCCTTGGCCGAGCGCGGGCGGCTCTCCTGCGGCTCGAGCTTGAGCGGCGGGATGCGCACCGTCTGCCCCTCTTCCAGCCGGTCCTTGCTGTCGGCGCGCTTGCCGTTGACGCGCAGCTCGCCCTTCCGGACGATGCGCTGGATGTGGCTGAAGGAGAGCTGCGGGAATCGGCTCTCGAGAAAGCGGTCGATCCGCATCTCGTTCTCGTCGGCGGTGACGACGAGCTGCTGAACGCCGGTCGCAAGCACCTGCGCCGTTTCCGCCTTCACCTCGGCGCGGGTCGGCGTGTCGCTCACCGGCGCGCGGCGGGTGGCGGCGGGCTTGCCGGCCGGCCTGGGCGCGGGTTTGGCGGCCGGCGGCCGCGGCCCGGCCGCGCGCGGCGCCGGATGATGCGGCTTGGGGTTGCGCGTCGGCGTGGTGTTGACCTCCGCCTCCTCGCGCTCGGGCCGGGCGCGGGCCGAGGCCTGCG
Proteins encoded in this region:
- a CDS encoding RluA family pseudouridine synthase gives rise to the protein MRTGGKGTGGKGTGAGPRRGGRPSAAGAPRGPGAKAKRPSHDARRSAQASARARPEREEAEVNTTPTRNPKPHHPAPRAAGPRPPAAKPAPRPAGKPAATRRAPVSDTPTRAEVKAETAQVLATGVQQLVVTADENEMRIDRFLESRFPQLSFSHIQRIVRKGELRVNGKRADSKDRLEEGQTVRIPPLKLEPQESRPRSAKADGDTLEFLRSITLYEDEDVMVLNKPAGLAVQGGSGTTRHVDQMLDVLTDKSGQKPRLVHRLDKDTAGCLVIAKSRFAAATLAKTFRSRSARKVYWALVAGVPRVRQGRISTYLAREEAYDGDQRMAVAKHGEDGAMHAVTYYAVVETAAQKLGWLSLKPVTGRTHQLRAHAAHIGHPIVGDPKYFNIQNWELPGGIQNKLHLLARRIVVPHPRGKGTIDVSAPLPPHMRQSWNLLGFDDAPYDPIVDAPDE